The Dehalococcoidales bacterium genome includes the window TGACGCTCACTTTCTCAACGTTCAGGGTGATATTGGCGTCCTTCATCATATCCTGCAGCGCTGTCGGGACATCCATAGGCATGGAGTCCACAATCCACAGGGTGATTTCTATACCCTGGGGATGGCCGGCGGCCGTCAGGAGGTCCTTGGCCGCCTGGATATCATAAGGATAACCGACACAGGTGGGGTCCATGTAGGGAGGAATGCAGAATTCCTGGTTGGTGGCTTCACCGTAGCCGTAAGTGAACGCATCTACCAGCGCCTGCTTGTTAATGGAATGCTCTACGGCGCGGCGGATATTGACATCGGCTAGAAGTGAATCCGAGTTCTTGCTGGAGGGAATCAGGCACATATTGAAGACCATATCGGTGGAGGTGACGATGTCAAAACCGTCGTTGATGAGGCCTTCGGCGTCCTGCGCCTGTACGCCGATAGTGTCCAGCTGCCCGGACTTGTACGCCAGCAGGGCGACTGTCGCATCAGGAATAATATTGTAGTCGACGCCATCGAGGTAAGGCTTGCCTCTCCAGTAGTCGTCATTGCGGTCGTAAACCAGTTTCTGGTCGCGGACGAACTCGGTCAGTTTGAAGGGGCCGGTACCTATTACGTGGGTCATTTTCCAGTCGGACGTTTGATTCTGCAGCGCCGTGGGGGAGAACATCATGACGCTCCAGAAACTGGCCAGACTCTTGGCGGCGCCCCAGTCCCACTTTCCGTCTTTGAAGTTCAACTTGATGGTGTAATTATCGATTATTACACAGTCCTGGACGGACAGCATGTTAGGCCACATGGTGCTATTGATGCCGGTGTCCAGGTTGTACTTGGCGGCGTCAGCATTGAAGGGCGTGCCGTCCGTGAAGCTGATGCCCTGGCGCAGTTTCAGCGTGATTGACGAACCGTCATCAGCTATTATGATTTCTTCTGCCAGCCAGGGTTTCAGGTTGCCGTCCGCGCCGACGATGACCAGCGGCTCTACTACCAGGAAGGAGAAAGCCGCATCAGCCGGGCCGGCGGAAACCATGGGATCGCCGATATTGGCGATGTTGCCGGTGGCCTGTAATTGGAGACGTCCGCCTGCTTTACCGCCATCCGGTTTGGCCAGGCTGCCTAGGTTGGGTAATCTTGCATCTGTGGGCGCGGGGGTGGTAGTGACTGCCGGTGTTGTGGTTGTAGGAGGTTTGCTGGTGGTGGTTTCTGCTTTTTTGCAGCCGACAAGAACGAGACCGAATATCAAAATAACTGCCAAGGTAAGAAAGATTAATCTTTTCATTATTTCCTTTCACTCCTTTAGATATTTTAGTGACCCGTTCTTTTTTTTATGCAGGCATCCATCACCTCCTTTAATTTTAAGACTTCTTACAGCCACCCGGGATAACCGCCTCCTTCTACGACAACCTGGATTTTGCCAGGAGCGGCGAGTTTAACCTTTCCTTAACATCTGATTTTGGCAGAATAATACATCTATACTCTCACCTTGTCAAGTAATTTCCTAATGGCGTTTTTTTATTTTTTTTTAAGCCTTCCGCAGCCTAGCCGCCGGTCATCGGCACCAGCAGCGCGATACGGTCACCCTCACGGAGCATGAAGTCCTGGCCGTCAAAGTAAAAACGCCCGTTGATATTGAACTTGTATAGCTCCGCCAGCCGGTTTTCCCCCCGGCGTATTACCGGCCCTTCCAGAGACGGCACCTTTTTCTTCAGCGCGGCAACCACTTCCGCCATGCCGGCGCCGTCACTCAACTCCACCTCCGCCTCCCTGAGCTCCGTGATTTCCCTGGGGAGCCCGTACATCGGAATAATGCATTTGAACATAGCTTGTTTTCCTGACCTTTTCTGAGACTGATTTGACGGGTTTATTATTCTAACACCCCATTACCACCAGGTCAACGTTTTTCAATAAAACGATTGTGTCCGCCGGTGATGAAAAGGCGCTCGTTCCCGGTGTTATGGTATAATACCAAATTATGTACAACCCGGAATACACCCGTACTTTTTATAATGCCTACGGCCCCGCCGAGTGGGCGCGACTGGAAGCCACGGCCTACGGGCGGCTCCAGGCGGTTATCCACGAGGACTTTATCCGGCGCTACCTGAAACACGGCGACCGCGTCCTGGATGCCGGGAGCGGGCCGGGGCGGTTCAGCATCTTGGCCGCCAGGGCCGGAGCCAGGGTCACCGCCCTGGATATTTCCGATAAGCAGCTGGAGATTGCCGGGCAGAAAATAGCGGAGTCCGGCCAGACGGCGGGCATCGAGCGCTGTGTCCGGGCGGATATCTGCGACCTTTCCCTGTTCCCGGACGGGCGGTTCGATATGGTCATCTGCTTCGGCGCGGTGCTGACCTACGTTTGTGAAAAACGGCGTCAGGCGGCGGCGGAACTGGTGCGCGTCACCCGGCCGGGCGGCGTTATCCTGGTGGGGGTGGGGAGCAAGCTCGGGGCGGTACAGGGAGTGGCGCAGCAGCCGGATCTGGTCACGTTAAAGGAACCGGATAAGCCCACGGACCACGGCCCGGCGCTATGGGATGTTTTGGCATCCGGCGACCTCTCCGGCTTTCCTTCAAGGGCCGCCGGTATGATGCATGCCCCCATGCACCTTTTCACCGCAGCGGAGCTGCAAGCGCTTTTTACGGGATGTGAAATACTGGAAACGGCCGGCTCCAACGTGGCGCTGCGCGAATACGCGCCGTCCAACGAACGGGTGGCCGCCGACCCCGCCGCCTGGGCGGCGGTGGTGGAGCTGGAAAAGAAAATCAACCACGACCCCGGCCTGGTAAACTGCGGCAGCCATATCATCATGGCCGTGAGGAAAAAGCCTTAATACATAAACCATTCCGGCGAAAGTAGTATACCCCGTATTTATCGGGGCCGGAATCTAGGCATTACCTTCAGCACATGCTTGACGTGTAAAAGCAAAAACTAAACCACTAACCATACCGGCGAAAGCCGGTATCCAGGTATTACCCTTCAGTATATACTTGACGTTTATAAGACAATAATTTAGTTTTATTGTTATTGCGGTATGAACAATTACTACGTATATATATTAGCCAATAAGCGTAACGGGACGCTTTACGTAGGTGTTACCAACGACCTTCTAAGGCGTATCTACGAGCATAAAAACGATTTTGTTAAAGGATTTTCCAGTAAATACGGAGTTCACAATCTTGTTTATTATGAACAATGTGATAATCACGATGCCGCATTGGCCAGGGAAAAACAAATCAAAGAATGGCAAAGAAAGTGGAAGCTGGAATTGATTGAGAAGGCAAATCCGCTTTGGCAGGATTTATATGACAGACTCATTACCGGCGAGTGAGTTACTCGGTCAATGAATAATAGTAATCATAGCTATAAACCATACCGGCGAAAGTAGTATACCCCGTATTTATCGGGGCCGGTATCCAGGTATTAACTTCCGGCTGCATTTTGACGTAAATTCAACTGATGCTGTTCTATCTGGATACCGATTTGCATCGGTATTGTTAAGAAAAATACCCTACCCCGTCATGTCCGGCGAGCTCAGCGTCTGGTACATCTTGTAGTACAGCCCCTGCTTCGCCAGCAGCTCCTGGTGCGAGCCTTCCTCCGCTATTTTCCCCTGGGACAGCACGATAATGCGGTCGGACTCCGTCACGGTGGACAGCCGGTGCGCAATCGTTAAAGTGGTGCGCCCCCGGGTCAGCTTGCGCAAGGCGCGCTGCATGATGCGCTCCGTATTGGTATCTATATTAGATGTAGCCTCGTCCAGTATCAAAATCCGCGGGTCGGCCAGTATCGCCCGCGCCATGCAGATAAGCTGCCGCTGTCCGGCGCTCAAATTGACCCCCCGCTGCCCCACCAGCGTATCGTAGCCCTTGTCCAGCCGGCTGATAAAGCCGTGCGCGCCCACCATTTTAGACACGTCCATCACCTGCTGGTGGTCCGCCTCCAGCCGCCCGAACTTGATATTCTCCTCGATGCTGCCGGAAAAGAGAATGGGGTCCTGCGGCACGATGCCTATTTGCCGCCGCAGTGATTGCTGGGTCACGTCGCGCACGTCATAGCCGTCCACGGTCACCGACCCCCTGGTCGTCTCGTAAAAGCGCGCGGCCAGGCTGACCAGGCTGCTCTTGCCCGACCCCGTTTGCCCCACGATGGCTACCGATTCGCCGGGCTTGACCGTCAGGCTGATATCGTGCAGCACGTCTTTGTCTTTTTCGTAGGCGAAGGTTATATTCTGGAACTTTATCTCGCCCTTCACCGGCGGCAGCTCCACGGCGTCCGGTTTGTCCCTGATTTCCGGCACCACGTCCAGCAGCTCGAAGATGCGCGCCCCGGAAGCCATGGCCCGCTGCAGCTCCGTGTACTGCATGGAAAGCTCCAGGACGGGGTCGAAGAACCTTTGTACGTAGAGCAGGAAGCTGGTCAGTACGCCGATGCTCATGCCCCCGTCGAGCGCCAGCAAGCCTCCGGCGATGATGACCACGGCGAAAGACACGCCGGTGGAAATCTGCACCATCGGCATTATCAGCGCTTCCAGCTTGACCGCAGTGACGTTGGCGTCCAGGTGCGCCCGGTTTACCTGGTCGAACTGCTCCATGTTCTCTTCTTCCCGGGAGAGGCTCTGTATCACCCGCACCCCCGCCATGTCCTCCTGGAGTTGGGAGTTGACGATGGCTATTTTCTGCCGCACCTGGATAAAAGCCTGCCGGGCGTACTTCTGCCAGATGGCGGTCATGATAATCATTACCGGGATAACGGTCAGCGTGTATAAAGCCAGCCGCCAGTCCATGGCCATCATGATAGCCGCTATGCCCACCAGCGTCAGCACGCTGGTTAAAAGCGTTAAGATGCCCTGGGTGACCAGCTCCTGTATCTGGGAAACGTCATTCTGCACGCGGGACATCAGCTTGCCCACCTTGGAGCGGTCGAAGAAGCTCAGGGAAAGCCGCAGCAAATGGTCGAACATCTCCGTGCGCATGCGGTAGATGATGGACTGCCCGGCGTAAGCCAGGTAAGCGTTTTCCAGGTACTGCCCGCCCCAGGTGAGGAAAGCGGTCAGCAGGAAATAAAGGACGATAATCAGCGTCCCGTGCATATCGCCCGCTATGATATGGTCGGTGCCGATGCCCACCAGGTACGGCGCCGCCAGCATGGCCAGCGTGCGTACGAGCATGCCGCTGGCGCCGATGGCTATCCAGCCCTTGACCGGCCGCAGATATCTGGGCAGCTTGCCTATAACGCGGCTGTCATAGACCTTGCCCAGCGCCTCGTCCGCATCAAAGCGGTCGCCGGGACGTCCCCCGCCGCCGCCGGGTCCTCCGCGCATCATGGCATTTCCTCCGCTGCCTCGTCGATAATGTCTTTATTCAGGGAAAGCTGTGATTCGTACAGCTTTTGATAAATGCCGCCCCGCGCCATCAGTTCGTCGTGGGTGCCCTTTTCCGCCAACTCGCCGTCCTGGAGCATCAGGATAACATCGGCGTTGCGGATGATGGGCAGGCGGTGCGTTATAATAAAGGTCGTCCGGTTTTTAATGAGCTGGTCCAGCGCCTGGCGGATGAGCTTTTCCGTGGCCGCGTCCACGCTGGCGGTGGAATCGTCCAGGATAAGGATGCTCGGGTTTACCAGCAGCGTGCGGGCGATGGACAAACGCTGTTTTTCCCCGCCGGAAAGCGTATCGCCCCGCTCCCCCACCCAGGTATCGTACCCCTCCGGCAGCGCCTGGATAAACTGGTGCAGGTTGGCCGCCTTGGCCACCGTGATTATCTCGTCCATCTTGGCGTTCACCGCGCCGTAGGCTATATTGTCTTTAATCGTGGCGGAAAACAGAAAAACGTCCTGCTGCGCCGCCACCACGTTCTTGCGCAGGGAAGTCAGGGTGACATCGCGCACGTCCACGCCGTCCACCAGTATTTTGCCGTCGGTCACATCATAGAACCGCGCCAGCAGATTGGCGATGGTGCTTTTGCCGCTCCCGGACCGCCCCAGCAAAGCCACCAGCTGCCCCGGCTGCACCTCGAAGCTGACATGCTTCAGCGCCGCGGACATGGTGTTGTAGCTGAAGCTCACGTCCTGGAAGGATACCTGCCCCTTGAGCCTCCCCAGCTGGATGGCGTGCGGCTTTTCCGTGACCTCGGACCTCGTGTCCAGGATTTCCAGGATGCGCTGCCCGGCGGAAATCGTCCGGGAATAGAGGTTTACTATCATCCCCAGCCGGCGGATGGGCATGGCCAGCATCCCGATGTACAGGATGAACTGGGTCACCTGCCCGATGCTCATGCTGCCGTTAATCACCTGCTGCCCGCCGTACCATAATATAATGGCGGTGGGGATGGTGAAGAGCAGCCCCATGGTGGGGGCGTTAACCGCCATCAGCTTGGCGGCGTGCACCTGCTCGTCGGAGAGGACGGTGGCCTGTTTGGCGAACTGGCGGTTATCTTCTTTCTCGTGGGAAAAAGCCTTGACCACGCCGATGCCCGCCAGGCTTTCTTCCAGCGTGGTGCCCATGGTGCCCATGACGGCCTGCACCTTGAGCCAGATAGGCCGTATGTTCCGGCCGAAGCTTATCGCCAGCCAGCCCACCGGCAGCACGAAGGCGAGGGTGAAAAGCGCCAGTTGCCAGTCGATAATCAGCAGCAGGTATGCCACCACCAGCACCATCAGGACTACCTGTACCAGGCCCAGCAGCCCCATGGAGACGAACATGCGCACCGCCTCGATATCCACCGTGGCGCGGGACATCAGCTGCCCCGTCTGGCTCTGGTCGTGGAAGGCGAAGCTCAAGCGCTGGATGCGCTCGTACAGGGCGTTGCGCATGGCGTAGGTGGCCTTCTGCGCCACGAACTCGATGAGGAAGCGCTGCCCGTAGCCGGACGCGCCGCGTACGATGCTCACGCCGATGATGGCCCCGGCGATTATCCAGATATAGCTGCGCGCTCCGTTGCGCAGAACGGAATCTATGCCGTCACCCAGCAGCCGGGGAATAGCCAGTCCCAGGCCGGTCTGGAGAACGATGCACAGGAAGGCCAGCCCCAGGATATACCAGTAGCCGCGCACGAACGTCAGCAGTCTGACAATTACTTTCATGAGAATGCACCCGGAATGCTGAAATTATACCGATATAACGTGATAGTATTTTACTCCTAAACAACTTATCCGTAAAGTATTTTCCGGCTGTAAAGCCAAAATTGTGACATTACTTTAACAAAATCCGCCCGGCTGTTTGTTTGGGGGAGCCTTATATCAACAAGGAATTAATTACTGTAATTCTTCCGCTCACCCTGAGCTTGTCGAAGGGTGAAATATATTTATTGCTGTGACTCTCTTCCGTTCCTCCCGCCCGGCTGTTTGTTTGGGGGTAAAGGGGATGTAAATTTCACCATGCCGGCACATACGGGAGTCCGGTGATTTTCACGATGCGATAATACCCGCGCCCCAGCTTTCCCCGGGACGGTTATTGAAAACGGGTTTATCCTTAACGGAAGGCGGCTCGCCCTTAAAGCTTTAGCGCGTCGGCCACGTCCCTCAGACCCAGCTCCCCCAGCCGCTTCCGACCCGGCCGGCCCGTTTTAGCGTCCCAGTCCATGGCCGTGAAATACTCTTTAATCATCGTCTCTTCATCGACGGTGACCCCGGCGATAGGCCCTGTTTTATGCGGCGGCTTGCCGAGCAGCCTGCCGGCTATCTTGAACTGGGATAATGTCACGCCCTCCCGCAGGTTGAATGCCTGCCGCAGGTTCTCGATGCGCTCCCCGGTGGTCACCATTTCCTCGGTGGTCATATCCCAGCCGGTGACCGGGCACAAAAACTCGGCGATGACATCGGCGTGGGGCAAAGCGGAATTAACGAAAAGGCACATGCCGGAGCACATCAAAGAGTGCTGGAAATTGCTGCCCCGCTTGTGCGCCTCCGCCCGGCCCGTATAAAGCTGCCGGTTGATTTCCGGCAGTAGCCCCTTGTTGTGGTGCTCTTCCGAGCCCTGGGTATGCCGCGCCGGCGTGGCGTTGGTGAGATAGGTGGTGGCCATGGCGGAGGTGGCGATGGGGTTATGGCCCGGCACTTCCTGCCCGTGGACGTGCATGGCGTATTCGGCGGCCCTCCCGCCGATGCGCCGCGCCGCCGCCTGCACGCCGTCCGCCAGGATATCCCCGAAGCCCTCCCGCCTGCCCATCTGCTCCGTCATCGCCACCAGGCCCCGGTGGTTCCCCCAGGTAAGGTCGATGCCGCCGGTATCCTGCCGGCTGATAAGCCCTTTTTCGTAACATTCCATGGCGAAGGCGATAACCGCCCCGGCGGAGATGGTGTCTATGCCCAGCCGGTTGCAGATATCATTGGCTTTAATAATGGAGTCGATATTATGGTTCAGGCAGTTGCTGCCGAGCATGACGATGGTCTCATATTCCGGGCGGTAGGAGCCGGCGGCGTACTCGTATTCGCCGGCACCGGCTTTCATCACGGCCTCGCAGCCTACCGGGCACTGGTAGCAGGCGATACGCTTTTCGCTGCGCGCCGCCACCGCCTCGGCGCCGATGTCCCCGGCCTCCGGAAAATCGGTAATCGCCGCCCCGCCCCAGTTCTTCACCGGCGAATCGCCGGCCTCGATGCTGGAAACGGTGGTGAAGGTGGTGCCGTACTTGCGCAGGATATCCACGTGACCGCCCACCTGCGCCATGTACCTGGTCCTTAGTTCTTTCAGGCCCTGCTCGTCGGCGATGGGCACCTTCATTTTGCCCTTGACCGCGACGGCTTTAAGGCGCTTCGACCCCATGACCGCCCCCAGCCCCGAGCGCGCCGCCACGCTGCCCCGCGTGTGGACGATGCCGGCGATGAGCGATAGCTTTTCCCCGCCCGGCCCGATACAGGCTATCGCCGTGTCCTGGCCCAGCTCCGCTTTCAGTATTGCTTCCGTCTCGTAGGTGTCTTTGCCCCAGAGGTGCCCGGCGTCCCTCAGTTCCGCTTTCCCGTTATCTATATAGAGATAGACCGGCCCGGGCGCGATGCCGGTGAAAAACACATCGTCGTACCCGGAGAATTTCAGATAAGCCCCGAAGTAGCCGCCGGAGTTGGCGTCGCCCCAGCCGCCCGTCAGCGGAGACTTGCCCACCACGGTGAAGCGCGTGCCGGAGATGGCCCGGGTGCCGGTCAGCGGCCCGGTGGTAAATCCCAGGATATTGTCCGGGCCGAGAGCGTCCGCCCCGGCTTTCATCCGGTTGAACAGCAGCCGCACGCCGATGCCGTAGCCCCCGAGGTACTGCCGCGCCAGCGTTTCATCCAGCGGCTCATCCTTTAGCGTGCCGCCGGTCAAATCAACCCACAGTATTTTGCCCAGGTATCCTCCGGCCATGATTGCCTCCGGTAAGCCGTTATTTTCTCTCGCCTGAAACCCGAGAGGGTGGCTATCCAGTCATTATACAATATTGCCCGGAATTAGATAATCCGTACCTGTGCGTGTCCGGCTAACAAAAGATGATGTTGCTTATATTATTGTCAAAGACCGACCCAATCATATATAGTTAAGGTAATACCCTGTTTGTCGTACTTTATGAAAAAACTCAGGCTCAGCCCTTATATCTGGAGTACCGCCGTCATGGCGCTGTCCCTAGCGCTGGCGCTCTGGGTGGCGAGCTTTATCAAGCCGTCCTTCGTTTCCGGCGATATCCCCTACCAGAGCAGCTCGCTCTGGGTGATTCTGGTCTATTTCTTCGCGGCGATAGTGGTTATCGCCGTTATCTTCTTTTTCATACCGCTGGATAAACTCAAGTATGTTTTCCGCATCGTCTTCGCCGTGATGTTCGGCTGGGGCATATTTATCGTCACTTTCTTTAAGATACCCACCCCCGCCGCCTATGCCCTGGCCGGCGTGGCCGCGCTTATCTGGCTGTTCTGGGCCAGGATATGGCTGCACGACCTGCTTCTGCTCGTCGCGCTGGCCGCCGCCGCCGCTATCTTCGGCTACCTTTTCTCCCCGCTCACCTTCATGATTTTCATGCTGGTGGTCTCCGTTTACGATATCCTGGCGGTGCGCTTCGGCCTCATGGTCTGGATGGCGGACAAGCTTTCCGATACCACCTCCCTGCCGGCTTTTATCTTCCCCAAGAACCCCGGCGACGTGGCGCTCAAGCTCAAGGTGGTGCAGTTCAACGAGCTCCGCAAGGAGGAGGCCGCCAAGCGGGAGTACGTTATCCTGGGAGGCGGTGACATCGGCTTCCCTTTAATGATGGCGGTGTCCGTTAACTTTAAATACGGCCTGGCCGGCGGCATACTGGTGGGCGCGCTGGCGACTTTAGGGCTGATGGGCGCTTTCCTGATTCAAAAACTCTGGCTCAAAGGCAAACCCATGCCGGCGCTGCCCCCGGTCACTTTTATGTCCCTGGTCGGCTATCTCATCGTATTTTTCTTCCTGAAGTAGCCGCGCCGCCGTCATGCTCCCCTTATCCCCCCGGATTACCTCTCATGCGGGAACACTAATCTTATACGTGCCGCCCGGTATGTTTTAAGGTACAATATGCTCATGGAAGAAGCCATTTATTATCACAAGACCGTCCCCTTCCGCGCCGGACCGCGGGGACTGCTTTTCCGCACCTCCCAGGAGCTTTTCAGCAGCCATGATATCGATATCGGGACAAAATTCCTGCTGCGCACCATCATGGAGGGCGGTTACGGCGACTTTAGAAATATTCTGGATATGGGCTGCGGCTATGGCCCCCTGGGGCTGGCGCTTAAAAGCCTTTACCCGGACAGCGCCGCCCACCTGGTGGACCGGGACGCTTTAGCGGTGGCGTATGCCCGGCAAAACGCTGCCCTGAACAAATTGGACGGCGTGGAGATTTACGGCTCCCTCGGCTACGACGATGTTGCCCGCCGGGACTTCGACCTTGTTGTTGCCAATATCCCCGGTAAAGCCGGGGAAAACGTTATCGCTTACCTGCTGCGGGAAGCGCCGTATTTTCTAAAGCCCGGCGGCCTGGCGGCGGCGGTGGTGGTCGCCCCGCTGGCCGAGCTGGTGGACAAAACCCTCGCCGAAACCCCCGGCGCTGAAATTATCCTTAAACGCGACCGCCCCGGCCACGCCGTCTTTCACTACCGCTTCAGCGGTGAAAATGCCCCGCCCCCGCCCTCCCTTACCGCTTTCGAGCGCGGTATTTACCATCGCCGGAAAGTGGCTATCCGGCTGGGCGATATGGACTGTACCGTGCAGACCGCCCACGGCCTGCCGGAGTTCGACTCTTTAAGCTACGCCAGTGAGATGCTGGTGAAAACCTTGCCTGACTTGCCGGGCCGGGACGGCCGCCGCGCGGTGGTCTTCAACCCCGGCCAGGGGCATGTAGCCCTGGCTTTATGGCGCCTCCTCCACCCCCGGACTATTTCTTTGGTCGACCGCGACCTGCTGGCGCTGCGCTATTCGCGGCTTAACCTGGTCGCTAACGGCTGCCCGCCGGAAAATATTTTTATCAGGCACCAGGCGGGAATCGGTCTTGATGCCGCAGAAACCCCCGACCTTTTTCTGGGGGTGTTGCGGGAGGCGGAAGGCAGGGACGCTATCACTCAAGACCTCGATCATATGGCGGCGCGGCTTAGGCCGGGCGGACTGATAGTGCTGGCCGCCGGCTCCACGGCCGTCACCCGCCTGGTATCTTATGCAGCCTCGCGGCCGGACCTCCGCGTCAGGGCGCGGGAGCGGCGGCGGGGCTTTAGCCTGCTGGTACTGGAGAAAACTTAGCCGGATATTGACAATCCCTGTCCATCGGTTCATACTATGGTATGATTCTGGTATGAAGGGGTAAGTGCTATGCCCAGGACCGCCAAGATTGCCATCAGCCTGCCGGAGGACGTGCTGGCCGCCGCGGAAAAAGAAAGGAAAGGCAGCGGTGAAAGCCGCAGCCAGCTTTTCCGCCGCGCTTTAGAGCTGCTTTTGCGCCAGCGTAAAGAGCGTGAGATGAGCGAGCAGTATATCCGCGCTTACCGGCAGCTGCCGGAAACGGATGAGGAAATTGCGGCCGCCCG containing:
- a CDS encoding methyltransferase; the encoded protein is MLMEEAIYYHKTVPFRAGPRGLLFRTSQELFSSHDIDIGTKFLLRTIMEGGYGDFRNILDMGCGYGPLGLALKSLYPDSAAHLVDRDALAVAYARQNAALNKLDGVEIYGSLGYDDVARRDFDLVVANIPGKAGENVIAYLLREAPYFLKPGGLAAAVVVAPLAELVDKTLAETPGAEIILKRDRPGHAVFHYRFSGENAPPPPSLTAFERGIYHRRKVAIRLGDMDCTVQTAHGLPEFDSLSYASEMLVKTLPDLPGRDGRRAVVFNPGQGHVALALWRLLHPRTISLVDRDLLALRYSRLNLVANGCPPENIFIRHQAGIGLDAAETPDLFLGVLREAEGRDAITQDLDHMAARLRPGGLIVLAAGSTAVTRLVSYAASRPDLRVRARERRRGFSLLVLEKT
- a CDS encoding ribbon-helix-helix protein, CopG family, which codes for MPRTAKIAISLPEDVLAAAEKERKGSGESRSQLFRRALELLLRQRKEREMSEQYIRAYRQLPETDEEIAAARVSAGAVLKEEPW